The sequence GGCGAAAAAAGACTAGTCCCCGCACGACCAAAAGCGGGCAGATAAAAAGTTCCAGTCATTGGAACTTTTTTTCATAACTTATTCCAATGGTTGGAACAACCGACAAAAGTCCCTGGAGTGCGGTGACAAACAAGTAGGGCCGATGTATTCACCATCGGCAGCGACTGAAAGGAGCGGCACCCGGTATTCCGTGCGGCACCGCTTTGTTCCGAGAGACAAACGAGCGAAGCGATGTAGGGCCGATGTATTCCCCATCGGCAGTGACCAACGGGAACGGCAACATTTCGACGTAGGAGGCGGCTCTCGACGTATCTCGCTGCGTCGCAAGCTCGTTGCCAATCCCGTTGGTCGTTGCTGGCGGAAATACACCAGCCCTTCTTCGCAAGCTCCGAATGTCGCCGCACTCCAAGGTTTTTTACTTTTAAGACTTTTGTCGGTGGCGCCAATGGTTGGAACAATAAACCTGAAAAGTTCCAGGCATTCAAGAAAGCCGCAAGCGGCAGCTCCTCAAATTATAAAAACATGATATGCAGCGTATCGCCTACAACGGTATCAAGCTGTTTTTCACACTGACGAAGTACGGAAGATTCTGGCATCACTGAATACGCCGCTGAGTCGTGCCTATTTTTCACTGGTTTATTCCTGCGGACTTCGCCTGAATGAAGCCATCCATCTCAAGGTTGCAGATATTGACGGCAAGCGAAAATGTGTACATATCCACCACGGCAATAGGGCTCACGACCGAGTGATTCCACTGGCCGATACAACGCTCGAAATTTTGCGTGATTACTGGAAAACGCACCGGAATCCTGTGTGGATGATTCCTTCTCCGGGTCGCCCCGGGCGTGAAGGCCGCACTGCTACTAAACCGGTGTCGGTCGCGACGCTTTATCACGCATTGAAAAAAGCAACAACCTATGCAGGTGTACGCAAACACGTGACAACCCACACGCTTCGTCATTCCTATGCTACACATTTGCTTGATGCCGGTGTTTCGGTTCTACATGTACAGAAGTATCTCGGGCACAAGAGTCTGGAATAAGGAATGGAATGTACACTGTAAAGCGGTCGGGGACGGAAGACATATTATGAAGTATCTTGGCGCATACGTATTCAAAACAGCCATTTCTGATGCCCGCATCGTTTCGTACGACGGGAAACATGTGACGTTTAAATACCAGAAAGTGGGCGCATCTAAATGGCATAAATGCACGGTAACGGTTTTTGAATTCATGCGAAGGATGTTTCAGCATGTCCTTCCCAAAGGATTCGTAAAGGTTCGTCAATATGGGCGATGCTATTTCGCACCCGGCATTGCGGAGGTAATTCCGATTAGTCCGTAGCGCATTGCTCCGAGCACAAAAATGAATGGGTGGCATTTCACCCGTCCATCGATGCAAGAACCCGTCGAACTTACCCCTTTTTTATCAAATATCACAAAATATACCGTCCATTGATGACCTTTCTCGCAATGAGCAGTACCTCCATTCCTCCTGGTTCTTCCCGACCCAGCAACCTTTTCCCTATTGCATAATTTTCAACTGAACAATCGCGGGCTTACATGAATCGCGGATTAGCCTCGACCACTCCGCTTCGCGTCGAGTCGAAACTAATCCTTGGTTCATTGGAAGTCGTTCATACGGTATAATCAGGCCTGCGGTTTATTGGCATTGACGATGAGATCGTTAATGCGATGCGCGAAGGCGGCAGGATCTTTGATCTTTGATCCTTCGGCCAGTACGGCCATATCATAGAAGATCATTCCGTAATCTACAACATGCGGGTTTTCACTGTTGGAATCGTAGAGCTCCAGCATGGTTTTTACGGCGGCATGCTCGGGGTTTAATTCGAGAATGCGTTCAGTTTCAGGAATCTTCTGTCCCATACGCTGCATGATGCGCTCCATGTGAGCATTCATGGCATATTCATCCACGATCAGACAGGAGGCACTGTCCGTCAGACGGGTGGAAAGACGTACTTCTTTGATGCCGGGCAGTTTGTCTTTTAAGAAGGACATCAGGCTGCCGAAGGTTTTCTTCTTTTCTTTGAAGTCGTCGGTCTCGTCGGTTTTCAGTTCGCCGCGGTCGATGGCTTTGAAGGTTTTGCCTTTGTATTCCCGCAGGGAATCCATGACCCAGGAATCAATGGGGGAGTTGAGAAGCAGGACTTCCTGTCCTTTGCTCTTGAATGATTCCAGATAGGGGGAATGGGTCAGTGTTTCCAGATTGTCGCCGGAGAGATAAAAGATTTCTTTATCGTCGTCGGTCAGGGTGGAGACATAACTTTCCAGCGTGACAAATTTTTCTTCGTCACTGCCCGTGGCGGTGGAATGGAACAGTAGCAGTTCGCTGATTTTATCCTTATTGGCAAAATCATCATTCACACCTTCTTTGAGCACATCGCCGAACTGGGTATAAAAGCTGACGTATTTGTCATAGTCTTTCGCTTTCATGTCTTTCAGTACGCCGAGGATTTTTGTGACGAGGTTGTTTTTGATTTTAGCCAATGTGGCATTCTGCTGCAGCAGTTCGCGCGAGACGTTCAGCGGAAGATCTGTGGAATCCACCACGCCTTTGACGAAGCGCAGATACATGGGCAGCAGTTTATCGCAATGATCCATGATCTGTACGCGCTGCACGTAGAGTGCCGGACCTACTTTGGTTTCTGTGGTAAACAGATCGAAGGGGCGTTTCGACGGCAGGAACAGCAGTGCTTTGAATTCAATGGTGCCTTCCGCCGAATAATGAATGGTTTCCAGCGGATCGGTGAAATCGTGGGCAATGGCTTTGTAGAATTCGTTGTATTCTTCCGGCGTGATGTCGGATTTGGAACGCAGCCACAGGGCTTTCTGCGAATTCATTATCGGTTCTTTGATTTCTACGTCTTTTCCTTCGGCATCAATGGCCGCCAGAGAAATGGGGAATTCCACGAAATCGGAATACTTTTTCACGATTTCACGCAGCCGCCATTCGTCTAAGAATTCCTCGGCATCCTCTTTAAGATGAAGAATGATGTCCGTGCCGCGTTTTTCTTTGGTGATCGATTCCACCGTATAGCCTTCGCCGCCTTCACAGGTCCATTCCACCGCATCGTCCGGCGAACCGGCTTTGCGGGAACGTACCACCACTTTGTCGGCCACCATAAAACTGGAGTAGAAGCCCACGCCAAATTGTCCAATGAGTTCCGGACGGTCTTTGACTTCGCTCTGTTTCAAGTTTTCAAGAAAGGCCGAGGTGCCGGAACGGGCGATGGTGCCCAGATCGGCTACAATGGTTTCGTGGGATAGCCCGATGCCGTTGTCGGAAATCGTCAGCGTTTTGTTCGCTTTGTCCGCCGTGATACGGATGCCCCAGTCGCCGTTGTTTTCGATGAGCGACTGATCCTGAATGGAATCGAAACGAACGCGGTCTATCGCATCACATGCATTACTGATCAGTTCCCTGAGAAAGATTTCACGATGTGAGTACAGGGAATGAACAATGATTTCCATAACCTGTTTGAGTTCAGCTTTGAACTCCATTTTTTCTACTGTCATATTCACTCCTAATTTGTATTTTAATTACTACACAAAGACATATAATTTAAACCCGTTAATTAAAACGTCAAGAATTCTAATGCGGATGAGAGTAATGAAGATACTGCTTGCAGAAGACAATGTCACGGCCTGTGCTATACTGTCCCATGTGATTAAACAGCTGGGTTACGAGGTGGTCACCGCCCATGACGGGGAGCAGGCACTGGAAATCTATCGGACGCAATCCGTTGACGTGGTTCTTACCGATGTGCAGATGCCGGTGATGGGCGGGTTTGAACTGCTCCAGGCTATACGGGAAGACGATAGCGATACCCTCATTATTATCATTACGGCGCTGGGCTCGTCGGACACCGCTATTAAAGCGCTGCAATTCGGCGCCAATAATTTCATTCGCAAACCGGTCAGCCCGCAGGAACTCACCCGCATATTGCAGAAATACACATCGGTGGTGGAACAGCGGCAGATCTCGCATGAGCTCGATGGCATGATCACCCGTCGGGCCTTTACCATGGAGATCGATAACCGGCGCGACTACAGCACCCGCGTCGCACAGTTTCTCGTGAGTCAGGTGCCGCACGAACTCAAAGGGAAAGGTCCGCTGCATGTGGTGCTGGGTCTGGATGAACTGATTGCCAATGCCATCGAACATGGAAACATGGGGATTAGCAGTGAAGAAAAAGAAAAGGCACTCATTCGCAGCGATGGACTGATCAGGCTGTATGAAAAACGCCTGACAGATCCTGTTGTCAGTCAGAGACGTGTACGCATTGATTTCACGATGGAAAAAGGGAGATACTGCGAATGGGTGATCACCGACGAAGGCGAGGGCTTTGATTATTCTAAATTGCCCGACCCGCTGGAAGCCGGTGCCATTACAAAGCAGACAGGCCGCGGAATCTTTCTTAGCCGCATGATCTTTGATGTCTTCGAATACCGTGACCGGGGCAATCAGATCTGCGTACGCATCAATCTCTGATGCTTCCGTCCAGCAGAGTCATATTCAATGGCTAATCGCCGTCTAGCAAAAACCTAATATGTATTGCGTAATGCCTTAGCTTGATTTGAATCATATGCTTTAGCCACGAAAATTTTTTAAGCAAAAACATCTTCTAGAGCCCCCGCATACTATGCCATATAGAAGGGGGTTTAGGTTTGTGGTTATTAAAGAACTTGCTGGTTAAAGAGGATAACAGGATTACTGTGCGCAGGCGGCGTCAAGTTAGGTTTTTTCTATGCAGGCATGGGTCGGAAGTCGTCAAACGGATGTTGGTTTTTGTGTGCTGAAAAAGTTCCAACCATTGGAACGCGTTGTTTTGCGGCTTATCGCCTGCCTGATTGCTTTTCCACTTTCCTCAATGGCTGACACGTCGTACTGGGATACGCAGATCAAATACGACACGGGTAGCGGATGCGGAAGCTTTGGCGCTGCATCATCTGATTCGCTGGGGGCAAAGGACATTGCGGCGACGTTTCAGGTGTGCGGTGCCGGATTCAATGCTTTCTCAGATAACAACATGTGGAGTGACAATTCATACTTTATTTATAAAGTGACAGGGCAGGATCGGGGTCCTGATTATGCTAGTGCGAATTTAACGAGAAGCGGTGGTAGCGGGAACGATCATTATTTTGGCTGGAATGACACTCTTTCGATCAATCTGCTGGATAACATCACGTATAACGGAACCTACACCTTTGATTATTACTATCAGTTTAGAGACGACGGCGGAACGCATGACACCGTACATTTTACGCCGACGTTCAGTGTTACAGGAACCAACTGGTACTATGACTTGAGTTCGGATCTGACGGTGTCGGATGATTTAGGAGGCGATGGTGCCTATCTTCTGAAAAAGGGTTCGGGGGCATTAACGCTTACTGGAGATAATACCTACAGCGGAGGAGCACGCATTGAGGGCGGAAGCGTAATTATTGCAGAGAGCAGTGATCTGGGGGCGACGCCTGCCAGTACCGTGGCTGATTATATTCAACTCAGCAACTGGGCTATGTTACGGACCTCGGGTTCTTTTTCGCTGGATTCGAAAAATGGGATAGCATTGACTGGAAATGGCTCCATTCGAGTTGATGACTCCTGCACGTTGAGTTACTCCGGTGATATTACTGGAGGGAATGAATTTTCAAAAACGGGTGCCGGCACATTGGAATTAGGGACAGAGTCTGATATCACGGCCTCGGAGATTTACATTGATGAGGGTGTGCTCTGGGTGAAACAAACGCAGCCCTTTGATGGAACGGCGACGACGATTCATCTTGGTTCAGATGGTGGATCAGGCAGTGCAACATTGAAGCTGGGATCGGCCTCTACAACGAAAACAATGGACGAGCAGATTACGGTACGTGCCGGTGATGATACGAAGTCCATCGAAAATGGGAATACGGGCGGCAACTGTACCTTCGCCGGGAAAATCAATTTGCATGATGATTTAACGGTGACGGCTGTGGGAGGAAGTACGGTGGTGCTGGGCGGCGGTGTCGATATGTCGGCTAATGGTGACAATAACAGTGATTTGACCATTTCCGGCGCAGATAATGTGACGATTAGCGGAGTGATCGAAGCCGATGGTGGCGCGGCCGATCTAAATCACAACGGAACCGGCATTTTAGAGTTGGGCGGCGACAACGCCACGGACGTGGAAAACTGGATGAAGGTGAATGTGGGTGGCGGAGGTGTGTTGCAGATCAGTGATAAAAAGAATCTCGGGGATGCGCCGGTGGCCTTGTATGCGGATAAACTGAATTTCCATTCGGATGGCGGGACGCTGTACAATACGGCGGATGTGGATTTGAACAGCTATTTCGGGATATCGCTGGCCAATGGGGTGAGCGCTGTTTTTGAGGTGGGCGATGGCAGTGCCGATGATCTTAAGGTGGAAGGGGAGATTTGGGATGGCGATGCCAATAACGGGCAGCTGGTTAAGTCGGGGCCGGGAACTTTATGGCTGCTGGGTGCCAATAGTTATGGCGGTGCCACCTTTATCAGCAACGGGGTGGTGCGGATTACCAATGACAGCGGATTGGGGACGGCTCCATCATCGGAAACCGATGGACACCTGACGATCAATGGTGGCGGTTTGCTGGCCGGTTCCAGTGCGTCGTTGGCGGCAAATCGAAATATCGCCATTGGAGCCGATGGGGCGGTAGTGGATGCGCTGTCGTCGCAGACGCTGACCATTAACGGAAAAATCAAGGGCACGGGAAATCTGTCTAAATCCAGCTCCGGCAGTGTGGTTCTGGCCGGTGAGAATACCTTTGTCGGAACCACAACCATTGCTGGCGGTACGTTGAAAGTATCGGCGGACAGCGGATTGGGAGCCGATCCGGGAACGCCGGCAGCGGCAAGTATTACATTGAACGGGGGAACGCTGCAGGCCACGGCCGATATGACGCTGGACAGTGATCGCGGGATTACATTAGCGGGTGCGGGTACGCTGGTGGTGGATGCGTCGCGTACATTGACGTATGCCGGTCGCATTACTGGCGAACATGGGCTGACGAAGGACGGGGCAGGAAAACTGATCTTGACGGGGGCCAATGATTACAGCGGCGAAACCATTGTGAGCAGTGGCATATTGCAGGGCGATACCACGGGGCTTCAGAGGGACGTGACGGTGGATTCGGGAACCATGATTATATTTGATCAGGCGGAGGCGGGCACGTATAGCGATGTGATCAGCGGGGATGGGTCATTGACCAAGTCGGGTGCCGGGAATGTGACACTCAGCGGCGAGAATACCTATAACGGGGCCTCCACCATCTCTTCGGGAACGTTGACGGTAAGTGGTTCGGCGGCGAATTCCGATATCACCGTGGTGAACGGTGCGACGCTGGCGGGGGATGGTCCTGTAAAGGCACTGGTGCTGAGCGGGACGGTGTCTCCGAAGGATGCCGATTCTGTGGGCACACTGGCCTGCAGTGCGTTGACGCTGAATGCGGGTGGCTCCTTTATCTGTCATATCGGCGATGCATCGGATACGTCGGATCGCGATGTATTGGATGTGAACAGCGGGGCGGGAACGGTGACGATTAATGCCTCCAGCGGCAGTCGTTTTACGATTTATTTATCCGATGTCGCCTTGAGCAACTGGGATGCAGATACGTCCAATGACTGGATCATTGTGCGGGCCGGGGCGTTGTCGACGTTTTCGGCGGATAAATTTGCGGTGGATTCTACAACCTACTGGAGCACCTCTCTGGGTGGCGGAACCTTTTCGCTGCGTGAGGAAAATGATGTTATGGTGCTGACCTTCGAACCGGGGTCGACCGCACCCATCCTTATTGATCCCACCAATGCGGATATCGCAGCGACGACGGCAACGCTGGGTGCCACATTGCAGGATAACGGCGGTGAAACCGTGACGGATTTCGGGGTGGTCTGGAGTACGGCGTCTTTGCCGGAAACCACTGATCATAAGGTGCAGAAGAGTACGACAGAACCGTCGATGCCCTGTGTATTCACGGTGTCGGCAACGGGGCTTAACGCGGGAACGCTGATTTATTATCGCGGCTATGGTATTAATTCTGAGGGTACGGCTTATTCTGCTGAAGAGTCTTTTTATACCTGGTCGACGGAACCGTCGGCGCATGTGACGAGCTTGTCCTTTTCCGGAAATGAGGTCAGTGCAGGTTTGGACTGGAATGCGGCGGCCGGTGCAGATGGATATTTGGTGCTGCAGCGCGATGGCGGTGTTGCACCGTCCGGAGTTCCTTCCGATGGCAGCGGTTATAGCGTAGATGATGTCATTGGCGACGGAACGGTGGTGGCGGTGGTCACTGATGGCAGTACCGATGCCAGCATTGATTCACTTAACAGAGCGTCGCAATATGCATTCACGGTGATAGCTTTTGCATGGGATGGATCGCATGACGCGACGTGCAATTATAAAACCGGTGGAACCATTCCGTCGGTGAGCGGTTATACCACGGCGGCTAATCCCGACAGTGCACCGGGGAATCTGACTTTTTCCTGCACTGGATTTGCAGGGCTGACGGGAATGACCATCAGCTGGGATAAAGGGACTTCCGCTGACTATACGCTGGTGGTGTTGGAAGAGGGCAGTGCCGGTATCGGTGGGTCTCCCTCTGACAAAACAGCCTACACAGCCAATACCGTGTTTGGCAGCGGCGATGTCTTGCAGTCGGGTGAATATGTGGTCTACAGCGGCGACGGTACGTCGGTGGATGTGACGGGGTTGAATCCGGATACCACCTATACGGTAAAACTATGGTCCTATAATGGAGCTCAGACGGAAACGCTGAATTATCGCACCAGTGATTCGCTGACGGGATCACAGTCCACGGTGGCTCCGGCGCAGGCGCAGAATCCTACGGAAGAAACCAATCCTACCACTGCCTGGCTGGGTGATTCGCTGGATCTGCA is a genomic window of Spartobacteria bacterium containing:
- the htpG gene encoding molecular chaperone HtpG, translating into MTVEKMEFKAELKQVMEIIVHSLYSHREIFLRELISNACDAIDRVRFDSIQDQSLIENNGDWGIRITADKANKTLTISDNGIGLSHETIVADLGTIARSGTSAFLENLKQSEVKDRPELIGQFGVGFYSSFMVADKVVVRSRKAGSPDDAVEWTCEGGEGYTVESITKEKRGTDIILHLKEDAEEFLDEWRLREIVKKYSDFVEFPISLAAIDAEGKDVEIKEPIMNSQKALWLRSKSDITPEEYNEFYKAIAHDFTDPLETIHYSAEGTIEFKALLFLPSKRPFDLFTTETKVGPALYVQRVQIMDHCDKLLPMYLRFVKGVVDSTDLPLNVSRELLQQNATLAKIKNNLVTKILGVLKDMKAKDYDKYVSFYTQFGDVLKEGVNDDFANKDKISELLLFHSTATGSDEEKFVTLESYVSTLTDDDKEIFYLSGDNLETLTHSPYLESFKSKGQEVLLLNSPIDSWVMDSLREYKGKTFKAIDRGELKTDETDDFKEKKKTFGSLMSFLKDKLPGIKEVRLSTRLTDSASCLIVDEYAMNAHMERIMQRMGQKIPETERILELNPEHAAVKTMLELYDSNSENPHVVDYGMIFYDMAVLAEGSKIKDPAAFAHRINDLIVNANKPQA
- a CDS encoding response regulator codes for the protein MISITCLSSALNSIFSTVIFTPNLYFNYYTKTYNLNPLIKTSRILMRMRVMKILLAEDNVTACAILSHVIKQLGYEVVTAHDGEQALEIYRTQSVDVVLTDVQMPVMGGFELLQAIREDDSDTLIIIITALGSSDTAIKALQFGANNFIRKPVSPQELTRILQKYTSVVEQRQISHELDGMITRRAFTMEIDNRRDYSTRVAQFLVSQVPHELKGKGPLHVVLGLDELIANAIEHGNMGISSEEKEKALIRSDGLIRLYEKRLTDPVVSQRRVRIDFTMEKGRYCEWVITDEGEGFDYSKLPDPLEAGAITKQTGRGIFLSRMIFDVFEYRDRGNQICVRINL